GGATTTAAATTTTCAGAAAATTATTCTTCCTCCTTGCTTTTGTGATCCATGAATAAATGCTGTTGACCTTCattgatgttttcaaatttctgtGAACGCGACTGTGATGATGGCAGGTTCATCACGAGAAGTTCTTTTGTACAGAGTACGAGAAATCGAAGGCCACTGCTGACAAGATTGCATTGCAAGCTGCATCTGAGGGGATTCCGATAGTGCCGGTTTATCCCGGAGTTATCTATGGTGTTGGAAAAGTCACGGCTGGGAATGTTGTTGCTCGCATGGTAATGACTGCTTTTTCTCTCATAAATTTATGTTGCCGCTTGTTCAAGTCATTCAGTACTAGCTTAACCATCAAAAGGTCTTTCAGTGGAATAACACTCAATTTGAATTCATATCTTCATTTTTGGTAGCAAAATAATCATGGAcaagaaaaattatagttGTTACGCTGGAAATCCCGAGATAAATCACTTTTGACTGCTCAAATGAGTTTTTAGACTGCTACTTCCTTCTTTTTGTTCTGATTATTCTTTAGATTGAGGTTTACCCAACACGGACACTTTTGTAGTGATGATTAGGATAGTACTTAGGTGCATTCCCAGATGGATTTATATTCACttatctcattttttatggtgacaaattatatttgaacaaTTTCGTGGGAGGCATAAATATGACACTGTGAATATTCTTTTAGACcacttttgaaactttaacCAATTTTCTTACACAGTTTTTAGACcacttttgaaactttaactaattttcttaCACAGTCAAAggtgatttaaaaaaattacaaattacacGATCGCTTTTAAACActttaaatacatttaaaaaggTATTTGGTGTTTTACTGctagataaaatataatactcTTGAAAGAAAGACATCTCTACTTTTTGTAAAAGGTTGCAAGTTTGAAACCCACTTGCTTGTGATTTAGTATTCTCAAGACTGTTATAAAAGGTTATTAGGAGcccacttttcatttttttttaatgaagttCATAAAAGCTTTTTATATCCTTTAGAGGAATTTATGAAGAAACCTGgtgaattaataattaatgaggCGGTTTAATGCATTAGCGAGTATATTAACATTATTAGCCTTTCTCCTATACATTGAGTTGATTATGTTAGGTAATGAAAAATTAGTTAggtaaaataaatcattttttaaaaaaatacaaaataaagaacaaaaaagttaGTGATTGGATACCTTGCATGTATCTCAATTAATCACAATAGACAACCCTTAACTTTACAACGTTTGAGTTATAAGAAAACTTGTAGAACCTTTAAATCCTAAATGGGTAACTATCTAGGTTGAACCCATTAAATCCAAAGTCATTTTATTACACCCATGACTCTTATTAACCTCTATGCCTAACCGTTACTTCTTTGGCTCTTTTTTCCCTCGCTTTGACCGGATTATTCTCTTCCCCTTCCCATTCATTCGCATCTGTTATCCTACTACCCTACTAATCATTTGAGAACTGCAGAAATTATgcaaattatattttggtatatttttttttattcttcaataGAAAAGCATATGCTTATCCATCTTTTGGAAGCCTTGTGACACTGAAAATGGGGAactttggaattttttgacTTGTTTGTATGAagtcaatatattttaatctgTGAAGTATTTTACCGATCTTCATCTGTTACTAGTTTAACCTCACTTTGCTTTCTCTCACAATGAGTCATTTGTGTTACTGTTGTTATTTCTTATCAGCTGATTGAACGGTTCAATGGGCGACTACCCGGATATTTAGGCCAAGGAAAGGACAAGTTTTCCTTTAGCCACGTCGATGATGTGGTAGAAGGGCATATTGTAGCAATGCAGAAAGGTCGAGTAGGTGAGAGGTATCTTCTAACAGGAGAAAATGCATCATTTGTAGAAGTTTTTGATGCAGCTGCAGCCATTACTGGTACGAAGAAACCAATCTTTAATATTCCATTGTGGTTAATTGAAACCTATGGCTGGGTTTCAGTTTTCATCTCTCGAATCACAGGGAAACTTCCTCTCATCAGCCCTCCGGTGAGTCATCGAACTCTCCTggtctttattttttgttacgAAAATTTCTTGCATCTCTTGTACTCAACATGGACAACAATCAAATACCTAAAAGGGATGCAAAAcatcgtaaaaaaaaaaaaggaagagaaaatatgtttaattttcaagaacaaaaaaacaaaatgcttACCAAAATTTTTGCACCCACCATAGAGCCATCTATTATTCAATGGGGGAAGCACTTTAGATATTACTATATTAATAAACAACATATTTGGAGTTGAAGGAATAcaccttttgttttgtttttctgttgGTGGAGCAGACTGTGAAGGTTTTGAGACACCAGTGGGCATATTCCTGTGAGAAAGCAAAACAAGAGCTGGATTATAACCCCCGAAGCTTAAAAGAAGGATTAGAAGAAATGCTAGCATGGCTAAAGAGCTTgggtttgataaaatattaaaaaagatggaTCTATGTtgcaaatttcttttgttgctgTAATATcactcttaaaaaaataaagagctGCAATACCAAACTTTGATTATAAACTGAAAAGTTAGCTGTGATCccccattttattttaaaaaatagctttGGATTTTAGTCACGCTCTCCCTGTGATAGAGTGTTCATCATAATATTTCTCagaattttctattaaaatacTAAGTtagcaaatttattttgtaatgtattAATATGAACAGTAATTCTAATTATGGTTCGACAGTGAATGTTGAAGGTTGCTCCAGACAAGTTCATAAGTCGACTCAAGATCAAGTAAAACTAAGAGGTGGCATGAGGAAATGTCTGTTccgaaagaaaaaagacaaacCTTTAAGTTTTGAGTTGAGACTAATTGAGCTGAAAGGAATATACCTATCGAGAAACAATCAAGTCAAACTCAATCTTGATGCTCTGCAACCTTGAGGATCGTAATTCTCTCTACATTGTTCGGTACCACATTTAAGTAACCTTATTCGACAATCTCAAAGGGAATGAAATAAACTCTAAAGAAGGACTTTTAACTTTACTTGAACAATGCATTCTCTACAATTGTCTAAGTACTCTCAAACGGGTCAACTTGGAAGATTCATCAAAGAAGCAGGCCAACCAGGAGTGTACAAAGAGGTCCGCAATAGTTAAGTTAACTCAAACTAGTAAAGTGACATTAAAGAGAGATTAGAGAGATTTTAAAGTTGAGTTGAACAGGTTGTTAGACCAATAAGTGGTTTGGTTATTTGTGGGAAGTCACATGGGGCGGGAGGTAAGAGGAAGTTTCGTAGGTAAAAGGTAGGGAATTGAGTTTTGATATTGTCATATATGTGTGTTGTATTGTATGGTTGAATTAAGGGGATTgacaagaaaagaagaagaaagggtgTTTGGAGGGCGTTGGGTTGTTAACAGCTGtggataataataataacaataacaactataaataaataaatagaacaaacattttaaacaataataatagtattgGATTTATTTAAAGCAAGACAGGCGCATGAGAGATGGGgatttttgagtttttggCGTTGCCGTGCACTGGCCCAACACAACTACAACAACGCCGAATCCCATCTCTAACCTTTTACCTCTTCCTCCTCGGCTCACCTTCCACACTTCTATTCAAATAGCCCCCCCATCCATTTATTACGAATGaaacacaagaaaataaaagatcatGTTTAGATCTTGATTACACCTCTATACATGTAACCATTTTCTACCTAAATAGCTGTAATGAGAGAATATcatgttttatatatagtcAACAAATGAGAGTGTTTTAGAATTATTAGTTCATAGTtttgaatgatattttttccacatggtaaaatataatatttgtatagaagaagattaaaaggaaattgagATTTGGAACGTTTAATATGGGcaatgaatgaaaagaaagttgagTTGGTTTTGActtggtggtggtggtggtggtggaggtgTGGTTGGGTTTCACTTCTTCACGcggtttttgtttctttttctttcttttcccaatTAACTTCCAACTAACGGCGCCGCTAATTTCGCAAAGCACAAACCTGACGCTGTCCCCAGCACCCCAATCGGACTTTTATTCgctttcattattattatttcgaTTTACCCATTCAATCACATTGCCCCTCGAGCCTCCATTATTTCCTTCTCTATCCgctcttttatttgtttctcttttctaaatccatatatctttttaaatatatatatacaaatttgacccaccttattctttttataattatttccaataataataaaataaattaaaatatttacaaattatactaaaattttgagttctattaaaatagaaacttAGACTTATATCAAtctctattattgatataatttgaaattcttactatttggttaaatttactattttttttataacttttcatttttttaaagggtatttttttaattatgtttttggtTTCTGAATACATAGGTGAGTATAGGAAGCGTATAATTCAACTAAATATACAAAAGTAAATTCATAACTCCTTTTAGGGAGATTATTTACTCTTTTCCGAGTGAGACAACTTATAATTACTTACACATTCACTTGTGATTATGTGTAGTTTGTTATGCTTGGGGCTGTAAAACGATAGATTTagtacaacaaaatatatcttttatacttttcaatataaaaaataataattgataaaatttgacattttgttatatatatttagatttattttgctatattcgAAAAACAACCTTAAAAAAATACCAATCATTAATCATTACTAAAGGAATATTTGGCCTAAATATTCGGGAGAGTAAAACTCGATAAATGTAGAGTTGTGAGCTCTACTTCTTATTTGTCCCGAGAAATTTGTAGATtctaatactaaaaaaaacatcaattttatattttatcaactaCTTATTTGTTGGGATCGGGACACTTTCTAAGTTTAAAGTTCACAATTCTACCTCCTAAGCATCCGTATGCGTCACTACAGGACTGCTGGTTCAACTAGTAGAGGAAGAAAGAGgataacataaataatttaattttcacatggttagtaataataaacagaaagaaagagaacaacaaataaaatagaaaaaaatggatataGACTTACAGAGGAGGTAAAAAGGCAACACGTGGCAAATGGGAAGTGAAAGGGAGTGGAGACGGGTTGGAAGTGGACCGGATCCAatgtggaaaagaaaagatatagtAGGGCCCATTAACTGAGTGGGCCCAAGAAAAGCAGGCCCAGACAGTAAACGTGACCGgcatgttatttatttatttaatgaatttaataagaaagtaAGTGAAGAAGTGAAGGGaagggaaaatggagaatCAACGGTTTTGAAGGCGCCGCAAGCGCCAAAGACAGCTATGTCGGCTTCTAGCCGGCTCGGGGCGCCAAATTAACTaattacatttataattttttatttcatttatttaaaatgatgcCATGTCACCTGTAAAACACACAAAAAGGACACCCACAAAACTCCTTCATTTacgctttttttttaaatttttttttcccttccaattacatctctctctctttcctttctctctctctctctctctctctcgcgcGCGCTCGAAAGAGCTATGGAATTTTTGCAGGATGCCGGGATCCGCGTTTCTCGATCGAAGAAATCAATTCGattgatgcaattttttccaattttggtgtagttATTCATTATTCAATCGCCTCACTTTTCCTCTCCTCTTGCCTGTAAATCCtctttctaattcttttccttttcccgttcttgttttcttttattttggcGTTGGGGTTGGGGTTGGGGTTTCGAAGATTTTGGAATGTTACTAAGGTATGATAATCGTTTGATCCTCGGGTGAACTGCATCgaatttatttatgttgtcgttgcgtttttcttttctctctgaATAATTTGTTTAGGATCAAACTAGAGGCTTAAGTTGTTTCCGATGATGAATTCGTGGTAAATTATGAATGGATTCGTTTGTGTaatgttgttatttttgtttttttattttttgtacatatggttttgtttttgtgagACTTTTTTATCTTCCTGTTGGAGATCTCGAAAGTTTGGCAGTAATGATGGTGTGATTTGTATCCTTGAAGCGTATGATTAGATGTGTGATTTCTTGTAcgaaatttgtttttggtttttgtttccaCAATGTTGGTGTATGTGCATGTGAAGTGTCTGGTTCTTCCGGTTTTTGATGATCTATCTTGCAGGATTTGTTCGATTAGATATGACGATTTAGAGTTGGACGGTGCCTATTTTCTGCGGAAGGccgttttgaaattttgaggacGCGAAATACAATGTCCACGAGGAGTGAACATCATACAGTCCCGCTTTCCGTGCTCCTGAAGCGTGAATTGGCGATTGAGAAGATTGAGAGACCGGAAATCGTACATGGTCAGGCGAGTCAGAGTAAGAAAGGCGAGGATTTTACATTACTAAAGACGGAATGCGAGAGAGTGGTCGGAGATGGAGTTTCAACCTATTCGGTTTTTGGGGTAGGTTCTCTTTGTTTGCTTGAAAAAGTTGATGTACTCTATTTGATCGGCGGTTTACTTTTAACATCTATGCTGTATATCATGTCCACTTCTGAGAATGTGAAATTTTGCTGCATTAGATTGGACTTCtgtttgtaaattaaaattgaattctcATTTTTGCAGCTTTTTGATGGACATAATGGATCTGCAGCTGCTATTTATTCTAAGGAGAATTTATTGAACAATGTTTTAGCTGCTATTCCATCGGATCTCAACCGAGACGAATGGGTTGCAGCATTGCCAAGGGCCTTGGTTGCAGGTTTTGTGAAGACAGACAAAGATTTTCAAGCAAAAGGTGAGACTATCTCCATGTAACTAAATTTTTGGTCTTAGTTGTTCTTGGTTACCTCCTCTAGGGGTAATCCACTGTCACCCACCTGAGAAAGAGAAGATTGTGGAATGGagttcattttattttgtatggtGATGAAAGGGTTGGGGAAACTTTTGTTTACCATTATGGTGCTTTCAAGATTGCAAATTTGCAACTTCAtttggaggaaaaaagaaaaagtatgcGTGAccttatgatttttgtttgctCAGAATTAGTCTTGAAAGTATTTGACATAGCCAATTCTGCTCGATAACCAAAAGTCTATGGGCTGCACGTCTGTGGCCTTATCTTTTTTACAACTTCTCTTAAAAGTTCCCCACCCAGAAATTGCAATTCTGGTATggacattttaaaaccttGAGATAATGATGCCTTGCTATTTGTTGTTATTTCAGCACAAACATCAGGAACCACAGTCACCTTCATGATCATTGAGGGATGGGTTCTCACTGTTGCCTCTGTTGGTGATTCCCGTTGCACTTTAGAATCATCTGAAGGTGGCATATACTACTTATCTGCAGATCATAGACTAGAAAGCAACGAAGAAGAGTATGTGGTCCTTTTATTGCAATATGATTTTTACCACCCactttagttattattattgtgctTAAGATTCTTGAATGCTTTTGAATAGGAGAGAACGTATAATTGCTAGTGGTGGTGAGGTGGGCCGGCTGAATACTGGTGGTGGTGCAGAGGTACAGTTGTTTGACTGATTTTTTATGAGCTATTCTTAccttttcaactttaattttccaaGACTGACTTTTGTATGCTTAACTTGCTTgccctttgtttttcttagatTGGTCCGTTGAGATGCTGGCCTGGTGGCTTGTGTCTATCACGATCAATTGGTGATATGGATGTTGGCGAGTTTATAGTGCCTGTTCCCCACGTGAAGCAAGTTAAGGTAGCTTTCTGTCCAgcaatgttttctttctacgtgttatatatttaaaagttatagtCATCCTTGCTCGCTACAAACCAATTCTCTTTCTATGTAATAGTTTTGCCATTGAAATTTAGCATAAGGCTGTTGCCTATAGAAACTCCTTTTTCCAAATGTGAATATAAGCTAATATAACTGCTTCTGGCTGGGCACAGATGGCGActcattaatttattattataatttctttcccCATGTTTTGGCATGTGATCTGCATGTGAACCTTGTTTTGGATCTTCAATATCCTTTGATATCCATAATAGTCAAACGTATTATATCCTTGTATGAGGATAAGATTGGAGCTTTATTTTACTGGATTGTAGGTCTCATAGGTGATTATGGAAAAATCTTAATACTCTTGCACTGATTTTCGTTGaatgttaaattaatatgTTTTACAGTTATGGGAACTGTATCTTACTAACCGAGCTAGGTAATATGTGGTCCAATTGAATTGCAgatgaattttatatataagacTCATGGGAGTTGTGTAGCAGGAGATGTCAGAGGAAACCAATACATCCTGTTTTAAGCAGTTTAGACTTTAGAGTTGGTTTAAAGATGAGAAAGTACTATTAGTCTTCGATGGTTACACAGCTGTGTATGAGCGAGTAAATGGCCAATGTAACCGTTGAAGGATAGAGAGTTTATAAATAGGAAAAGCTAAAGAGACAGGATAAACGTAGACATTGTCTTTTTTGTGGTTAAGGATATATTAAATGGAGGAGAGGCCAGATTCTTGACTTCTGGTCTTATTTTCAGCTATCAGTAaactatttatgtttttttagttcattgtTGTCAGGGAACCATTTGCTTTCttggttttagtttttgatatttaattgaactgCAACATATTTGTGTAATCTGCATCTGAAACGACATTCTTTTTATCAAGTAAATTCATGCTCTTATTTAATCTTGCAGCTATCTTCTACTGGTGGTAGGGTTATTATTTCAAGTGATGGTGTTTGGGATGCTTTATCAGCTGAAACGGCCTATGATTGTTGTCGGGGGATGCCAGTGGAAACTGCTGCCGCACAGATTGTGAAAGTATGGATTGTTACAAATTGATTATCTTAGTCCTTGTTTTTGTACTGCTACAAGAACTTTCTTTAATGTTATGTTGATTTTCTACTAATTGAATGCATTTCTTTCCAGGAAGCAGTTCAGTCAAAGGGACTTCGAGATGATACTACATGTATTGTGATTGACGTATTACCAAGGGAGAAACCATCTACTGCTTTGCCACCACCAAAGAAGCAGGTAAAAGGAATGTTTAAATCAATGTTCCGCAAAAGGTCTTCTGAATCATCTTCTCATTTTGAGAGGGAATATAATGAGCCAGATGTTGTCGAGGAATTATTTGAGGAAGGATCGGCTATGCTGTCAGAAAGGTTTGTGCATTAACAGCAGAGAAGTTAAATTAATTCAGCTAACATTTTAATGATCAACTCAGATGGGGAATTCTGGTTTACTGTTACTTTTCTAGTAATGGTGCTAAGTTATGGTAAATATGCTCTTGACTTCAACTTCTGAAATGCAGGTTAGATTCCAAGTATCCAGTCTGCAACATGTTTAAGCTGTTTGTATGTGCAATATGCCAAATTGAGATCCAACCACGGGAGGGTGTCTCCATATATGCCGGCTCATCTAACCGAGGGAAATTGCGTGCTTGGGATGGACCTTTTCTATGCTCAAGTTGCACAGAGAAGAAAGAAGCtatggaaggaaaaagatCATCTGGAGGTCTGTGGATCTTGTGTTTGTGTATGGTTGAGTATGCGTGTTTgtcttttcaaattgtttgtACAGATTTGGTCCTTAATTGCTTAAAGATTATCCTTATGCGTCTGCACAGATAGACACAGCAGCGGAAGTGACTAGCATACTCTTCAATTACACTTCATTGTGGGTGCACTGAGCAGCGTTGATTGCGATCTTGAAAATGGCCAGTCTTAGAAATTGTTCAGAGTTGACCTTCATCTCGGAAATGGACCCCTCTCGGAGGTTTTCCTCAATTCTCATTGCTTTCATTGAGAATTTGGATCACTTTTTGGATTCCACGACAATTCCATTGGGAAATATAGCTCTCTAGTGTTACTATTCAAGGCAGGAGATTGCTAGTTAGAGTTGATTGCTTTTGGATACTGTTTTCTGACACCAGTTTATGATTGACGTGCTTGCCTCACATCTTGGGAAAGCTTTCGATAAAGTCGCCTGTATATGACACTGAAGAGTGAAGgtaaatcattttagtttctCCATTCATCTCATTATCTGCTTGTCCTTCCAACTTACAATACCACTGAATGAACATATTAGTCattgtaatttaatatataggGGGATtcaattagatatttttagcTCACTGTTGGTTAGGAGGAAATCCCTTGCAACACAGCTGCCTAGATGAATTGTTCATACAGATTTGATTACATTCTCTGACATGTTCAAGATGATGAACCAtatcaatagaaaatattGGCAGGCCCCTTTTTCcgaggaaaagaaaatcgtCCAATACCCATTACTTTAGTTTGTATGTACGAATTGAactcttttatgtttttctgttattcTTACCTGAATGGATTCAAGAATTCGATCCAAATTCGGTTATTTAGACATTGACATCTCCTACGTTTTGACCAGTCTTTATTTTGCCAACTCTTTGAACCAATATGTACCCTTGAATCTGGCCTTTCTGTTCACTTATCCTCCCTCTTACtgattttcttctcttattgTGCGATAGGAAAGCGAAACCATAGATATAGACGACCCGAGGTTAGTGCGTGTTGTGGTCACAAGCCACAAGGCAAGAAGTAGACACTGTTTTGGTTGTATTTGGCAGTAGAAGCCAACCCACACGTGAACTGCAAGCTAGCTAATAGGGACTTGTTATTGTCttgtgttttagattttattccTTTTGAGCGTAGAGACGTGAGAAATctaaaagtttctttttctttctttgactATTCCTCCATTACCCCCATTATTACGAGCAATGTCGAGTAGAGTCTGGTCGTTTTATTGATCAGATgaagtgtgtgtgtgtgagagagagagagagagtgaaagAGAAATAGAAACATAAGAGATTTGCATATTTTGATCTCAAAAACAGATTTGTAGGAAGTTTGACCTTAAGATTCATTCAATTATCATTTtagatagaaaaaattgaaaggtgcATTAATAACCTGTAAATGCAAGTCGTGACAAAGATTCTAAGGACCCATTTTCACAAGTCCtgtgcttttcttttccttttatttctcttgTTATGATTTGAGATACTCATATCcactcatcttcttcatttacTCTCACCCACAGATCCTTTCGATACTTATCTTAATCAAAGCCTTTCCTTCTTAGCTAACTTGCCCAATACCGCTCTTTTCCGTTAACAATGTTTGTCTTTTGACATAACAACAGtaataattttctttgcaAACTCATAAGTTCAATCAATTCTGGTCATTTTCatatgaattaattttctacgtattttcttaattcttaaatgTTGTAAAATCTATTGGGTTGTTAGATCAGTCGAGATGTGCATAAACGGACTTTAACACTCgtagatataaaaataaataaaaatagaaaacaaaccCACAAGCTTCAGAGGTCCAAAACACTTCACATTCAATCCTCTCTCTAACATTTCGAGTGATATTGagatatgaaatttatgaaatgtcctctctctctctttctctttctctttctctctctctctctctgatGGATGGCTCTTACATTATCTCTCTCTGATGGATGGCTCTTACATTATTTCTCTATGATTTTGTTGTTGACCTGAGAGCTAATTCAAAAAACCTCAAAAGTAACCCTCTGCTGCTTCTGTATTGGATTGGACCACCCTTCACACGTGTGTGGGTCTACTATTCCACCAAACTGCTTGAAAATTCttatcttccttttttttccatctcatattgtaatttctctcctttttttctccCATCACGTGTGCTGTCGAATCTTAGTctagaaatgattttttttttccttttagaaaTCAAGAACaatatgtgatttttttcaaagaaaaactattttgaaatatgttaaATGAAACTACTGACTTTACCTTAATAGAACCTGTTCTATAGGTTGCACTTCTATGTCCGAGACACTGCCCTAAAACTAGAGCGTGATTAACAGTTGAACGGACCTAGAGGATCGTTCTTATTAGTAGGGTTTGCCCTGATGGGATGGTGTGATAaaccatattgaaaaaatgaaaaataggaTGTGAATTGATAAAATGGAGGattgaaattgatataagAAAAACTGTGTCGGTACAACTTTTTGAAATGATATGTTGGTTTAGGAGGGGGAGGCACGTGCTGTAAACAGTTGATATACatcattttctaaatcttaacaaagttaataatttGGGCTCCAAACACgacaaaattttcttcatcaCCCTTAATTACATTAAgttctatttttctctttcaataaattaaaatgaaaatacgataaataattagagaaCAGAAATGTCTGGATTGATTAGCTGTGAAAAGTGTCTTCCCCATACTTCCccacaaatcaaatattatgtTGTGCTTGGATCTccattctaaatatttaataatttaatgtgattaaaatatatttatttttatttttttaaaaataaaaataggaagaaaattCGAAACACCACTAATGTCtaataatgatattaataatagtagCTAAGAAGATAAGAAATTAAGGTtgtatttgttgtttgaattaatatttctGGAGCagaagaaaatgtcaaaagaTTGAGTGACTTTTTCATGATTGTTAGGTAATTTGCTATGGTTTTAGTGACCAACTTAAGACAGTTTTGATTGCTGAATTAAAAGGACAACATggaaagaaagttaaaaagacATTACActcattaattttcaaattgattgaCTGACATTACATATTCTtcatttgtcattttcaatctAATTTGTCATATTGGccactttctcaaataaaaatattatctcCAAAAATGGGTTTTCTTCTACTACTGtaataataaacaattgagtttctattttctcaaaaaaaatcatattatctgagagagagagtgtgtgtgttttttgtttatttaattcttgAGTTCAATAATGGTAAGAGCGAGAGATTAGAGCATTGATCTTCCGAagtatttttctaatttattgaAGATATAATAATGTCAGAAAAAAAGCTATTTCTGAAGGGGATCCCTATGATCAAAGTACTTAGTACTTTAATAGCTGTTGGATTGAATTGGGGACCCATATTTCTGTACATGAAGAGGAAAAATGTACTTAAACCAAACCTAAATTCAATGGGTTGCTATTTCCACAAAAGACATTCCATTCTCAGCTTTCAGGCAAGTCAATAGACAAgatcctttctctctctctctctctctctttctatctCTCCACTACTTCATAATCTCCTTATCTTTCTCCAAAAGTTGAATTTAGAGACACAGTATCTAAGAATCTGAATTATGAACTCCAATCGGAACCACAATACCACAGCAGAGAATTTTGCAGAGTACAAGAAGCAAGAAACAGAGAAGTTTAaggttgaagaaaaagaaacccaacAACCAATTCAAGACTCATCATCAACAACTTCCCCTCTTCTTCcttcagcttcttcttctccttcacaTGAATTTTCCTTCACAATTTCTCTCCATTCTTCCTCTTCTGACAGAAACAAACCAACTCCACCTTCCTTTGCCATTGATTTGTCTCCTGCAGATGATATCTTCTTCC
This is a stretch of genomic DNA from Cucumis sativus cultivar 9930 chromosome 4, Cucumber_9930_V3, whole genome shotgun sequence. It encodes these proteins:
- the LOC101223178 gene encoding uncharacterized protein LOC101223178 isoform X1 gives rise to the protein MKILVTGASGYLGGRLCRALLNRGFSVRALVRPTSDLSSLPHDPSALELVHGDITDYQSLLEACSGCHVVFHAAAMVEPWLPDPSKFISVNVRGLQNVLQAVRETKTIEKIIYTSSFFALGSTDGYVAVESQVHHEKFFCTEYEKSKATADKIALQAASEGIPIVPVYPGVIYGVGKVTAGNVVARMLIERFNGRLPGYLGQGKDKFSFSHVDDVVEGHIVAMQKGRVGERYLLTGENASFVEVFDAAAAITGTKKPIFNIPLWLIETYGWVSVFISRITGKLPLISPPTVKVLRHQWAYSCEKAKQELDYNPRSLKEGLEEMLAWLKSLGLIKY
- the LOC101223178 gene encoding uncharacterized protein LOC101223178 isoform X2, whose protein sequence is MKILVTGASGYLGGRLCRALLNRGFSVRALVRPTSDLSSLPHDPSALELVHGDITDYQSLLEACSGCHVVFHAAAMVEPWLPDPSKFISVNVRGLQNVLQAVRETKTIEKIIYTSSFFALGSTDGYVAVESQVHHEKFFCTEYEKSKATADKIALQAASEGIPIVPVYPGVIYGVGKVTAGNVVARMLIERFNGRLPGYLGQGKDKFSFSHVDDVVEGHIVAMQKGRVGERYLLTGENASFVEVFDAAAAITGTKKPIFNIPLWLIETYGWVSVFISRITGKLPLISPP
- the LOC101211986 gene encoding probable protein phosphatase 2C 12, with translation MSTRSEHHTVPLSVLLKRELAIEKIERPEIVHGQASQSKKGEDFTLLKTECERVVGDGVSTYSVFGLFDGHNGSAAAIYSKENLLNNVLAAIPSDLNRDEWVAALPRALVAGFVKTDKDFQAKAQTSGTTVTFMIIEGWVLTVASVGDSRCTLESSEGGIYYLSADHRLESNEEERERIIASGGEVGRLNTGGGAEIGPLRCWPGGLCLSRSIGDMDVGEFIVPVPHVKQVKLSSTGGRVIISSDGVWDALSAETAYDCCRGMPVETAAAQIVKEAVQSKGLRDDTTCIVIDVLPREKPSTALPPPKKQVKGMFKSMFRKRSSESSSHFEREYNEPDVVEELFEEGSAMLSERLDSKYPVCNMFKLFVCAICQIEIQPREGVSIYAGSSNRGKLRAWDGPFLCSSCTEKKEAMEGKRSSGDRHSSGSD